The genomic window AGTATATACGAACTTTTTCATTTACAATGGTATGGTAAGAATCGAACGACTAGCAAAGAGATTGTGAATGACTTTTTTTCAGGATCTTTTCTGTTACAtagttaaagattattttgcttttaaacgtAAAACGTGGATATGTTTACACGTATCCCCTTTTAGCCTTTGAGGAAAGGTAATTAAgggtaaatataatatttaattatatctgtATTGTCCACAGGTCGTATAATctacacaatatacataatgaGTGACAGCTACATGGGCCTGGACCAGCAATACGACTTAAAGTTGGAGATCATGGACCCACTGCCTCAAGAGAACTCAGAAAGAGTATACAACATCGACAAGACTCTCTACGAATAacgttttgtatttataaccagactacaataaatatttattattatcagcgCATTTAATTTACCTTATTTACTGGTTACGAGTGTATTTATAGAGagcgtataaataaatgttaataattacctaacatataattgtaaattataaattgcaacACAAACTGTTGTATGTTTTGATTCTTGTGATTGCACGAACCCCCACGTATACGCACTTTTTCTAGCGTACACGCCAATTACATGAATgtacacattttataataagagCATGTCTATGCctaaaataatatgacattaGTCGTCttgcaacataaaaaaatgtaagaaaataacttcaaaactaATACTCCTCTAGTTATacgaaaaactttttaatttgtggCAGAatttttaggtaaataaaaaccaaagaAACTAGCTTCATCATTTATTTACATCAGTACAACAATCAACAACAAACAGAATGCCATACATTAGTACAATGTAAGTATGCACGGCATCATACACATCGATTATAGCCCTATATAAGTCAAAAATCATCagaaatatgtacttattacataaaaaatgcgGTTTTAGAAAGCTTATAGACCAAGCATCAGTTATAATATACTGTTATCTGCACCATTCgttgttttcataatattgctTCATCAGACGATAATTTTGTTtcatgtaaacataataatagaaCATGAGATAAGCTATCATATAAACGgaatattaatttagttgttCATAAACTAGCAAACTACAGCTTgaacaaacatttaattataaaatctattacaGCATTTTACGATTACTGCTATATTACTAGTAATTGTGAACACTAAAGATTAACTAAGGTTTGCATCTACAAATTAAATGGAACTAGTAAAAATGCACATTAGAACTTGCTAATAATATTAGTTGTAACTGTAAAGCACCAAAACTGATAATCTAATGAGTGCACactaaataaaactgttttaaaatattaaagattagCTAACATAAAGCTAGtctactaataaatatttaatggctaagttgttaaataaaaaatattttatgtatggatATTGATCACATTAATTGctgtaaaaaaactgtttcataaaCAAGGGATATTACTTACTGCAAgacatttattataagtactttTAACAGGAATTACTTAGTTCAAGACATTTTATTCTTAAGATATACTTTGccataaatacatttacatagaTCACTAGCCTCTCTCTACAAAATCACAAGTTATAGAGCAATTTTAATCTTATCCTCAGTTCCATTCCATAACTTTGATCTTTATCAAAAATCACAATTCATTAAATTAAGCATACAATAACATGTACAATGTTGGATAGCTGAGCAATTTAGAAGCTTATCATCAAAAAGCATTATTGTCGGGGATTATACATTTATGAGGGATTGAGGCAAAaggcaaaattaaaaaaaaattattaaaaacattcaaatcCAACAGTAAGTCTTCATTTCCACCTGTGTCTATGGAGTTCATAGTAACTACTTCCTACACACATTAACAATATTCAGTTCTAAACAACAACAATCTTACACTAACATTGAGAACTGATCCACagatcaatattataaattccattatttatacaaaaatattttttaaatatttgcatcGCCTAAAGCCTAGTTCTTGATTTATATACAGAAACATTGATATTATATGTAGCATTATGCAAATGCATTTTTAAACATGACACACTGAAGTCATGGCCACAAAAAAATGTGGTTTGTCTTTGGTCATCACACTCAAACAATATCACATATTGTTGGAGTGCTGGCATCATGTTATTTACGCTTTCGGTTCTCATACTCTATGGCTCGCGCTTCAGAGACGATCTGCCTTTCCCTATTCAGAATACCATCCAATTGCTCAGTGAATGCATCaaatgaaaattttgattcaaatCTTTTAAGGCCAGCTTCACCAAGTTTTTCACACAGTTCTGGGTTCATGATCAACTTGCTCATGGCTTTGGAAAATGATTTACTAGTGGGGTCACACAGGAACCCTGTGACATCATTCACTACAGTCTCTGTTGGCCCTCCACTGTTAACTGCTATCACAGGCTTTTTAAAGTACATGGCTTCCAGAGGCACAATGCCAAAGTGCTCATTAGATGGTGTGTACACTAATGCCTTACAGTAATGCAAAAGGGAAACCTTCTCATCATCTTTAGGAGATTTCATAAATGTTACTTTATCCTCAATATCCAGTTCTGCCGCTAAATCAGTCAGTTCAATGTAATGTTCCATATTCTCTAAGTTGATTGGGTCAAAGCCTCCAGCCATAATCAAATGCACTCTGTTCCAATCAGCCTCATTCAACATATGCTTCAAATGCTCCATAGCCCTTAATGCTAGTTGCAAATTCTTCTTTCTCTCATACCTATTTATAGACAAGAATACAAACTTGTCCATTCCTACTGGCACAACTTCTTTTAATGGTTTTGGTACAGTCATTTTGAAGTATTCAGTGTTGATAGAGGGATAACAGATGTCT from Anticarsia gemmatalis isolate Benzon Research Colony breed Stoneville strain chromosome 21, ilAntGemm2 primary, whole genome shotgun sequence includes these protein-coding regions:
- the Alg2 gene encoding alpha-1,3/1,6-mannosyltransferase Alg2, giving the protein MVKIIFLHPDLGIGGAERLVVDAALAFKNKGHEVAFYTNHHDPSHCFAETRDGTFPVTVVGDWIPRSIFGRFKAACAYVRMVYAAVYMAWYVIPVEEPTLIFCDLISLCVPFLKLARGPFRIVFYCHHPDKLLTSEGGMLKKLYRAPLNWLEELTTAQADKVLVNSKYTARVYQDAFQKIKDLPDICYPSINTEYFKMTVPKPLKEVVPVGMDKFVFLSINRYERKKNLQLALRAMEHLKHMLNEADWNRVHLIMAGGFDPINLENMEHYIELTDLAAELDIEDKVTFMKSPKDDEKVSLLHYCKALVYTPSNEHFGIVPLEAMYFKKPVIAVNSGGPTETVVNDVTGFLCDPTSKSFSKAMSKLIMNPELCEKLGEAGLKRFESKFSFDAFTEQLDGILNRERQIVSEARAIEYENRKRK